The following coding sequences are from one Halomonas sp. HAL1 window:
- a CDS encoding putative transporter small subunit, with amino-acid sequence MQTFILALYVLIWPLISLAIFAIIGIATVKDIRIARRNKRELV; translated from the coding sequence ATGCAAACCTTTATCTTGGCGTTATACGTACTGATCTGGCCGTTAATATCACTCGCCATATTCGCGATCATCGGCATCGCCACCGTCAAAGACATCCGCATTGCACGACGCAATAAGCGCGAGCTGGTGTGA